A DNA window from Gigantopelta aegis isolate Gae_Host chromosome 4, Gae_host_genome, whole genome shotgun sequence contains the following coding sequences:
- the LOC121372431 gene encoding uncharacterized protein LOC121372431, producing the protein MAKGDHDSHDKKSPDNSNVERKSSVSQRKKTNLPVNGYCSSSESDGEGRTKKSSPVIRRKKSFFKKAKERLISTFHRDEKSDDDDIYIHGPEKDKKKKRSKHKKVAHDASRFSQGDVSGNATVHADADLKLKVNDVPDGNGASAEHEGPLRRNSAGKRFLDSVRKSFRMKKKSHVPESHSAEPVSSKSGRDYSRSSSTSNDRTSLLNLPMPKAQGLSESETSTTRHPEPARQDQSINVNPGLGRLWPATIPEHGPYDTDFKRRDDKHGPYDTDYKHSDDGKTYVKTDDGLWEQNNPQSGHQGPGGSYLPQISIETDGKDDESDGKTRKDLKGTDDENIPFDEKTESEKEDVIAKVVQKLIEIGDNIAIQSHSSDSESRNRPSTQAQAETTGASAPGDDALSSLEREILECLRVGGDRLSETMEDPTVGLIQEATQSVYDQFTQTIRQTVGDEVNWHQMALVFHASRTALNAVGVGTTKARRLKEMTIKYVTDKCASWIYEQGGWESVVSEDSDLD; encoded by the exons ATGGCCAAAGGTGACCATGATTCGCATGATAAAAAGTCCCCTGATAACTCAAATGTAGAAAGAAAGTCTAGTGTTTCACAGAGGAAGAAAACTAATTTACCTGTTAATGGTTATTGTTCATCTTCGGAAAGTGATGGTGAGGGTAGAACAAAAAAGTCGTCCCCAGTGATAAGACGAAAAAAGAGCTTTTTCAAGAAAGCGAAGGAACGGCTTATTAGCACGTTTCACCGAGACGAGAaatctgatgatgatgatatttacATTCACGGACCTGAAAaggacaagaaaaagaaacgaTCGAAGCACAAAAAGGTGGCGCATGATGCTTCGCGTTTCTCGCAGGGTGACGTGAGCGGAAACGCTACTGTACATGCAGATGCTGATCTCAAGTTAAAGGTGAATGATGTTCCAGATGGAAATGGTGCCTCAGCTGAGCATGAGGGACCCCTCAGAAGGAATTCAGCGGGAAAACGATTCCTGGATTCTGTGCGCAAATCATTCCGAATGAAGAAAAAGAGCCACGTTCCTG AATCTCACTCTGCGGAACCTGTGTCTTCCAAATCGGGACGAGACTACTCTCGAAGTTCGTCAACCTCGAACGATCGCACTAGTCTTCTGAACTTACCTATGCCTAAGGCACAGGGCCTCAGTGAGAGCGAGACGTCCACTACCCGCCACCCTGAACCTGCCAGACAAGACCAGTCAATCAATGTTAACCCTGGACTCGGTAGACTCTGGCCTGCCACGATTCCCGAGCACGGTCCGTACGACACTGACTTTAAACGCCGTGATGACAAGCACGGTCCGTATGACACAGACTATAAACACAGTGATGATGGTAAAACATATGTGAAGACAGATGATGGACTGTGGGAACAGAACAACCCACAGAGCGGTCACCAAGGACCTGGAGGGAGCTATTTGCCGCAGATTTCCATCGAAACAGATGGGAAGGATGACGAATCTGATG GTAAAACTCGCAAAGACCTTAAGGGAACCGATGATGAGAATATTCCGTTTGATGAGAAGACAGAGTCCGAGAAGGAAGACGTCATAGCCAAAGTTGTTCAGAAACTGATAGAAATTGGAGACAATATAGCGATCCAGTCACATTCTTCTGACAGCGAATCTCGAAACCGTCCATCAACACAAGCCCAGGCTGAGACTACGGGTGCTAGTGCGCCAG gtgaTGATGCGTTGTCATCGCTAGAGAGGGAGATTCTTGAATGTCTGAGAGTTGGAGGAGACAGGCTGTCAGAAACT ATGGAAGATCCCACTGTGGGCCTCATCCAAGAAGCGACACAATCGGTGTACGACCAATTCACGCAGACCATACGGCAGACGGTTGGGGACGAGGTCAACTGGCACCAGATGGCGCTAGTGTTCCACGCCAGTCGCACAGCTCTCAATGCAGTGGGCGTCGGCACGACAAAGGCTCGCCGCCTCAAGGAgatgacaattaaatatgtcACGGACAAATGTGCGTCCTGGATCTACGAACAAGGAGGCTGG GAGAGTGTGGTGAGTGAAGACTCGGACTTAGACTAA